One Thermodesulfobacteriota bacterium DNA window includes the following coding sequences:
- a CDS encoding UDP-N-acetylmuramoyl-tripeptide--D-alanyl-D-alanine ligase: MWYYKDIISATGGKLYRLKQESFPGISTDSRTIKEGELFIPLKGKRFDGHDFIRDAIEKKGGGTLCEESKVARVKDTEGTIITVHDTNRAFIDIARFRRKLLDSTFVAITGSCGKTTTKEILVNITKKAFSIEFNEKNYNNIFGVCSKLISIKQSPKVGVFELGTNFPGEIRTLTEIVEPDVSVITNVNPAHLEGLGSIEGILNEKLDIFRYTKDGGTILVNRDDKLLTNYKDEKKRTLYFGIKNPGHFSLTVEKDLGWQGYKVTLDFMGEKIRTKTRLIGFHNLYNVLIASLVAFILGVGQDKIAEGVEEFEPYPMRMCPKRSKRGYTVIDDTYNANPASMYEAVKTLSLLPCEGKKILVLGDMNELGEYSSYYHRELGRHIKSMNFDCVFLFGEKIYDAYFEAQKENVFYFEDIQGLLEKLTSVLKEGDCVLIKGSRALNMDKIVEEII; the protein is encoded by the coding sequence GTGTGGTACTATAAAGACATCATTTCGGCAACAGGTGGAAAACTCTACAGACTCAAACAAGAATCTTTCCCAGGAATATCGACTGATTCGAGAACGATAAAGGAAGGCGAACTCTTTATCCCTCTCAAAGGCAAAAGATTTGACGGCCACGATTTCATAAGAGATGCCATTGAGAAAAAAGGAGGAGGAACGCTTTGTGAAGAGAGTAAGGTAGCAAGGGTTAAAGACACAGAAGGAACAATAATTACCGTTCATGATACAAACAGAGCCTTTATTGACATTGCCCGTTTCAGAAGAAAGCTTTTGGATTCCACATTTGTCGCCATAACAGGAAGCTGTGGAAAGACCACAACCAAGGAAATCCTTGTGAACATAACTAAAAAGGCTTTCTCCATAGAATTTAACGAGAAGAATTACAATAACATCTTCGGTGTTTGCTCGAAGCTTATCTCGATTAAGCAAAGTCCAAAAGTAGGGGTTTTCGAATTAGGAACAAATTTTCCGGGTGAGATAAGAACACTCACAGAGATAGTAGAACCTGATGTCTCAGTAATCACGAACGTGAACCCAGCTCACCTTGAAGGTTTAGGTAGTATAGAAGGGATCCTTAACGAGAAACTGGACATTTTTAGATACACGAAAGACGGTGGAACGATTCTCGTAAACAGAGACGATAAGCTTCTGACGAATTATAAAGATGAGAAAAAACGGACACTCTATTTCGGAATAAAAAATCCTGGACATTTTTCCTTGACGGTGGAAAAAGATTTGGGCTGGCAAGGCTATAAGGTTACGTTAGACTTTATGGGAGAAAAAATACGTACTAAAACTAGACTCATAGGCTTCCATAACCTTTACAATGTTCTTATTGCATCCTTAGTCGCCTTCATCCTTGGCGTAGGGCAAGATAAGATAGCAGAGGGTGTTGAAGAATTTGAACCTTATCCTATGCGGATGTGTCCTAAAAGATCGAAGAGAGGCTACACCGTTATTGATGATACCTACAATGCGAATCCTGCTTCCATGTACGAAGCCGTAAAAACCTTAAGTTTACTCCCGTGCGAAGGAAAAAAGATTCTTGTTCTCGGAGACATGAACGAACTCGGAGAATACTCATCTTACTATCACAGGGAGCTTGGAAGGCACATAAAGAGTATGAACTTTGACTGTGTTTTTTTGTTCGGTGAGAAGATTTACGACGCTTATTTTGAGGCCCAAAAAGAAAACGTTTTTTACTTTGAAGATATACAAGGCTTACTTGAGAAGCTTA
- a CDS encoding UDP-N-acetylmuramoyl-L-alanyl-D-glutamate--2,6-diaminopimelate ligase, with amino-acid sequence MRLKDLLVELDIEEVIGSKDIWVNGISKDSRLVREGYLFFLTKKNAPYLGEAIASGAKVIITDMDGYVNVPCFVRVKNVERSIGEIASRFFKEPTKNMFVLGITGTNGKTTTAFLIDHVLSSDSIKTGLIGTVFHRYGNRIFKSENTTPGAIELQTIFNEMRKAEITHVVMEVSSHALDQKRVEGVHFDVCVFTNISHDHLDYHGSFSNYREAKALLFNYYLKRSLKPRKIAILNGDDPNVSYFITGNGIETYFFGLKRGTHTQVLRYEQTLEGIEAEITVLKEKLKVSSNLIGKFNLYNILAASLALKVIGIERTKIERGLEAFQGVPGRLERIKNSKGYKIFVDYAHTPHALKEVLETLSELKKGRLIVVFGCGGDRDKEKRPIMGRIATTIADFSIITSDNPRSEDPLLIIEEIRKGAIKDNYKIIVDRKEAIYEAVKLMNPEDVLLVAGKGHEDYQIVGDKVLHFSDREVIEEALRVVL; translated from the coding sequence ATGAGACTTAAAGATTTGCTCGTCGAACTGGACATAGAAGAAGTTATAGGTTCTAAGGACATATGGGTAAACGGAATATCGAAGGACTCCCGTCTTGTAAGGGAGGGCTACCTTTTCTTCCTCACTAAGAAAAATGCGCCATATTTAGGCGAGGCAATAGCTTCCGGCGCAAAAGTAATCATAACGGACATGGACGGATACGTAAATGTTCCTTGTTTTGTTCGTGTAAAAAACGTGGAGAGATCGATAGGAGAAATTGCATCGAGATTTTTTAAAGAGCCGACAAAGAATATGTTTGTTTTAGGAATCACAGGGACGAATGGAAAGACAACAACCGCTTTCCTAATAGATCATGTCCTCTCTTCAGACTCAATAAAAACCGGTCTCATAGGCACCGTATTTCATAGATACGGCAATCGAATATTCAAATCGGAGAATACAACACCCGGAGCAATTGAACTTCAGACCATTTTTAACGAGATGAGGAAGGCCGAAATCACCCATGTGGTAATGGAAGTATCTTCGCATGCCCTTGACCAGAAGCGGGTTGAGGGTGTCCACTTCGATGTGTGTGTGTTTACCAACATTTCCCATGATCATTTAGACTACCACGGAAGTTTTTCAAACTATAGAGAGGCAAAAGCTCTCCTCTTTAATTACTACTTGAAAAGAAGCCTAAAACCAAGAAAGATTGCAATCTTAAATGGTGACGACCCGAATGTCTCCTATTTTATCACAGGCAATGGAATAGAAACCTACTTTTTTGGCTTAAAAAGGGGCACCCATACTCAAGTTTTGAGATACGAGCAGACGCTGGAAGGAATAGAGGCGGAAATCACAGTTTTAAAGGAAAAGTTGAAAGTCTCATCTAATCTTATCGGAAAGTTTAACCTTTACAATATCCTTGCTGCATCTTTGGCTCTTAAGGTTATTGGAATAGAAAGGACGAAGATAGAAAGGGGTCTTGAGGCTTTCCAAGGTGTGCCTGGGAGGTTGGAAAGAATAAAAAACTCTAAAGGCTATAAAATATTTGTTGACTACGCTCATACACCTCATGCACTAAAGGAGGTTCTAGAAACTCTATCGGAGTTAAAAAAGGGAAGGCTTATAGTTGTGTTCGGGTGCGGAGGTGACAGGGATAAAGAAAAAAGGCCAATCATGGGAAGAATTGCGACGACCATTGCTGATTTTTCCATCATAACTTCCGATAACCCGAGAAGTGAGGATCCATTGCTCATAATCGAAGAGATAAGGAAGGGTGCTATAAAAGATAACTATAAAATTATCGTTGACAGAAAAGAGGCCATTTACGAGGCGGTAAAACTTATGAACCCTGAAGATGTCTTATTGGTTGCAGGGAAAGGTCACGAAGACTACCAGATAGTGGGGGATAAAGTTCTCCATTTTAGTGATAGAGAAGTGATCGAGGAGGCCCTCCGTGTGGTACTATAA